DNA from Amorphoplanes friuliensis DSM 7358:
AGTCGCCCAAGGACAGCAACGTCGCGACGCCGGTCTTCGACGGTGCTCAGGAAGAGGAGATCAAGGGTCTCCTCAACTCGACGCTGCTCAACCGTGACGGTAAGCGGCTGGTCAACGCCGACGGTAAGGCGCAGCTGTTCGACGGCCGCTCGGGAGAGCCGCTGCCGGACCCGATCTCGGTCGGCTACGTCTACATCCTGAAGCTGAACCACCTGGTCGACGACAAGATCCACGCTCGTTCCACCGGGCCGTACTCGATGATCACGCAGCAGCCGCTGGGTGGTAAGGCGCAGTTCGGTGGTCAGCGCTTCGGTGAGATGGAGTGCTGGGCGATGCAGGCCTACGGTGCGGCTTACGCACTGCAGGAGCTGCTCACCATCAAGTCCGATGACGTCCTCGGCCGCGTGAAGGTCTACGAGGCGATCGTCAAGGGCGAGAACATCCCGGAGCCGGGAATCCCCGAGTCCTTCAAGGTGCTTCTCAAGGAACTCCAGTCGCTGTGCCTGAACGTCGAGGTGCTCTCCAGCGACGGTGTTGCCCTGGAGATGCGCGAGACGGACGACGAGGTCTTCCGGGCCGCGGAAGAACTCGGCATCGACCTGTCCCGTCGCCCGAACGAGGGCGTCAGCAGCGTCGAAGAGATCTGACGGAGAGCGTCCCCGGCGGTGTGAAGCCGCCGGGGACGCCCCCGCCGGCCTGGAATTTATCCGAGCAACGAAACACGAGGGATAGTCCAAGTGCTCGACGTCAACTTCTTCGACGAGTTGCGCATCGGCCTTGCTACCGCTGACGACATCCGCCAGTGGTCGCACGGTGAGGTCAAGAAGCCCGAGACGATCAACTACCGCACGCTCAAGCCCGAGAAGGACGGACTCTTCTGCGAGAAGATCTTCGGTCCTCAGCGGGACTGGGAGTGCTACTGCGGCAAGTACAAGCGGGTCCGGTTCAAGGGCATCATCTGTGAGCGCTGCGGCGTCGAGGTGACCCGGTCCAAGGTCCGCCGTGAGCGCATGGGCCACATCGAGCTCGCCGCGTCGGTCACGCACATCTGGTACTTCAAGGGTGTGCCCAGCCGGCTCGGTTACCTGCTCGACCTGGCGCCCAAGGATCTCGAGAAGATCATCTACTTCGCCTCGTACGTGATCACGAGCGTTGACGCCGAGGCGCGTCACCGCGACATGTCCACGATCGAGAACGAGATCTTCGCCGAGAAGCGGCAGTCCGAGAACAGCCGCGACTCCGAGATCGAGAAGCGTGCCGCCAAGCTGGAGCAGGACCTGGCCGAGCTCGAGGCCGAGGGTGCCAAGGCGGACGTGCGCCGCAAGGTCAAGGAGGCCGGCGAACGCGAGATGCGCCAGATCCGTGACAAGGCGCAGCGCGAGATCGACCGGCTCGACGAGGTGCTCGACACCTTCCGCAAGCTCGACAGCAAGCAGCTCGTCACCGACGAGTTGCTCTACCGCGAGCTGCGTGACCGGTTCGGCGAGTACTTCACCGGTGGCATGGGCGCCGAGGCGATCAAGGCCCTGCTGGAGAACATGGACCTCGACGCCGAGGCCGAGTCGCTGCGCGAGACCATTCGCAGCGGCAAGGGCCAGCGCAAGATCCGTGCCCTCAAGCGGCTCAAGGTCGTCGCCGCGTTCCTGAACACCCGGAACTCGCCGCTCGGCATGGTGCTCGACTGCGTCCCGGTCATCCCGCCGGACCTGCGCCCGATGGTGCAGCTCGACGGTGGCCGCTTCGCGACCAGCGACCTGAACGACCTGTACCGCCGCGTCATCAACCGCAACAACCGCCTCAAGCGACTGATCGACCTCGGTGCTCCCGAGATCATCGTCAACAACGAGAAGCGGATGCTGCAGGAGGCCGTCGACGCACTGTTCGACAACGGCCGTCGTGGCCGGCCGGTCACCGGTCCGGGTAACCGCCCGCTCAAGTCGCTGTCCGACATGCTCAAGGGCAAGCAGGGCCGCTTCCGGCAGAACCTGCTCGGCAAGCGTGTCGACTACTCCGGCCGTTCCGTCATCGTCGTCGGCCCCCGGCTCAAGCTGCACCAGTGCGGCCTGCCGAAGCAGATGGCGCTGGAGCTGTTCAAGCCGTTCGTGATGAAGCGCCTGGTGGACCTGAACCACGCGCAGAACATCAAGTCGGCCAAGCGGATGGTCGAGCGTCAGCGCGCCGTCGTGTGGGATGTCCTCGAAGAGGTCATCAGCGAGCACCCGGTGCTGCTGAACCGCGCGCCGACCCTGCACCGCCTGGGCATCCAGGCCTTCGAGCCGCAGCTGGTCGAGGGCAAGGCGATCCAGATCCACCCGCTCGTCTGCACGGCGTTCAACGCCGACTTCGACGGTGACCAGATGGCGGTCCACGTGCCGCTGTCGGCCGAGGCTCAGGCCGAGGCCCGGATCCTGATGCTCTCGTCGAACAACATCCTCAAGCCGGCCGACGGCAAGCCCGTCACCATGCCCACCCAGGACATGGTCATCGGCCTCTACTACCTGACGCACCTGACCAAGGGTGCGAAGGGTGAGGGCCGGGTCTTCAGCTCGGACGCCGAGGCACGGATGGCGTTCGACAACGGCGAGCTGCACCTGCAGGCGCTCGTGAAGATCCGCCTCCCCGAGGTGCTCGAGGTCGACAACGGCGCGGGTTCTCCCACCTGGGCGCGGCCCGAGGGCTGGGAGTCGGGCGACAAGCTGCTCGTCGAGACCACCCTGGGACGGGTGCTCTTCAACGAGACGCTGCCGCCGGGCTACCGCTACGTCAACTACGAGATCCGCAAGGGTCAGCTCTCCGCGATCGTCAACGACCTCGCCGAGCGCTTCCCCAAGGTCGCTCTGGCGGCGACCCTGGACGCGCTCAAGGAGGCCGGCTTCCACTGGGCCACATGGTCCGGTGTGACGATCGGTATGGGCGACGTCATCGGCCCTCCGCGCAAGCCGGAGATCATCGCCCGCTACCAGGGCGAGGCCGACCGCATCGACAAGCAGTACCAGCGTGGTCTGATGACCGCCGAGGAACGTCGCGGCGAGCTCATCGACATCTGGACCAACGCGACCAAGGACATCTCGAAGGAGATGGAGACGGCGCTGCCGCAGGAGAACCCGCTCTGGGTCATGATCAACTCCGGCGCCCGCGGTAACCTCCTCCAGCTCCGTCAGATCGCCGCGATCCGTGGTCTGGTGGCCAACCCCAAGGGCGAGATCATCCCGCGCCCGATCACCTCGTCGTACCGCGAGGGTCTGACCGTGCTGGAGTACTTCATCTCCACGCACGGTGCCCGTAAGGGTCTGGCCGACACCGCGCTGCGTACCGCCGACTCGGGTTACCTGACC
Protein-coding regions in this window:
- a CDS encoding DNA-directed RNA polymerase subunit beta' — translated: MLDVNFFDELRIGLATADDIRQWSHGEVKKPETINYRTLKPEKDGLFCEKIFGPQRDWECYCGKYKRVRFKGIICERCGVEVTRSKVRRERMGHIELAASVTHIWYFKGVPSRLGYLLDLAPKDLEKIIYFASYVITSVDAEARHRDMSTIENEIFAEKRQSENSRDSEIEKRAAKLEQDLAELEAEGAKADVRRKVKEAGEREMRQIRDKAQREIDRLDEVLDTFRKLDSKQLVTDELLYRELRDRFGEYFTGGMGAEAIKALLENMDLDAEAESLRETIRSGKGQRKIRALKRLKVVAAFLNTRNSPLGMVLDCVPVIPPDLRPMVQLDGGRFATSDLNDLYRRVINRNNRLKRLIDLGAPEIIVNNEKRMLQEAVDALFDNGRRGRPVTGPGNRPLKSLSDMLKGKQGRFRQNLLGKRVDYSGRSVIVVGPRLKLHQCGLPKQMALELFKPFVMKRLVDLNHAQNIKSAKRMVERQRAVVWDVLEEVISEHPVLLNRAPTLHRLGIQAFEPQLVEGKAIQIHPLVCTAFNADFDGDQMAVHVPLSAEAQAEARILMLSSNNILKPADGKPVTMPTQDMVIGLYYLTHLTKGAKGEGRVFSSDAEARMAFDNGELHLQALVKIRLPEVLEVDNGAGSPTWARPEGWESGDKLLVETTLGRVLFNETLPPGYRYVNYEIRKGQLSAIVNDLAERFPKVALAATLDALKEAGFHWATWSGVTIGMGDVIGPPRKPEIIARYQGEADRIDKQYQRGLMTAEERRGELIDIWTNATKDISKEMETALPQENPLWVMINSGARGNLLQLRQIAAIRGLVANPKGEIIPRPITSSYREGLTVLEYFISTHGARKGLADTALRTADSGYLTRRLVDVSQDVIIREEDCGTDRAIPMTVSDREPDGSLVVHTHAETGVHARTIADDITGPDGNIVVTRGEDLNSILVDKLVAAGVETVRVRSVLTCESKLGVCAACYGRSLPTGKAVDIGEAVGIIAAQSIGEPGTQLTMRTFHTGGVAGEDITQGLPRVQEIFEARVPKGKAPIADTPGRVRIEDGERSRKIIVIPDDGSEEIVYDKISKRVKLRAHDGDHVAVGEKLTEGTIDPHELLRIMGPRAVQVHLTSEVQEVYRSQGVLIHDKHIEIIIRQMLKRVTVIDSGAAEFLPGILVDRALFESENRRIVGEGGEPAAGRPVLMGITKASLATDSWLSAASFQETTRVLTDAAINSRSDSLVGLKENVIIGKLIPAGTGISKYRNIRVEPTEEAKAKVYSMTGYPETDYGFGPASGQAVPLDDFDFGSYR